From the genome of Manduca sexta isolate Smith_Timp_Sample1 chromosome 14, JHU_Msex_v1.0, whole genome shotgun sequence, one region includes:
- the LOC115442809 gene encoding uncharacterized protein LOC115442809 yields the protein MPAEDVSDLKDVVEAINRLCETMKASDYDDEDMYEDCGPADEPADEPVAAPAYVECSPELVSPEQVTVRSVETYRAERWSEDADHAAAVCEPPSEMYYTASSEVSLLSDLDLPERGHEEDEREEKKECVMAGHVAAMRERFESMTRTNTPCPDLMRSSSPSLDVFRNITPSPDRLG from the coding sequence ATGCCCGCTGAAGACGTGAGCGATCTTAAAGACGTCGTCGAAGCGATCAACCGCCTCTGCGAGACTATGAAGGCGTCGGACTACGACGACGAGGACATGTATGAAGACTGCGGGCCGGCGGATGAGCCGGCGGACGAGCCGGTCGCGGCGCCCGCGTACGTGGAGTGCTCGCCGGAGCTGGTGAGCCCCGAGCAGGTGACGGTGCGTTCGGTGGAGACGTACCGAGCGGAGCGCTGGAGCGAGGACGCCGACCACGCCGCCGCGGTGTGCGAGCCGCCCAGCGAGATGTACTACACCGCCTCCTCGGAGGTGTCGCTCCTCTCCGACCTGGACTTGCCCGAGCGGGGGCACGAGGAGGACGAGCGGGAGGAGAAGAAGGAGTGCGTGATGGCGGGACACGTGGCCGCCATGCGCGAGCGGTTCGAGAGTATGACGCGCACGAACACGCCGTGTCCGGACCTCATGCGGTCGTCGTCGCCGTCGCTGGACGTGTTCCGGAACATCACGCCCTCGCCCGACCGGCTGGGGTGA